Proteins encoded by one window of Xiphophorus couchianus chromosome 13, X_couchianus-1.0, whole genome shotgun sequence:
- the hycc1 gene encoding hyccin isoform X1 has protein sequence MLAMDQGVVEEWLSEFKTLPDSAIATYAASLKEKGSLIPALYKVIRENYSDLLEPVCHQLFEFYRSGVPQLQRFTLQFLPELLWSLLSASAARDPHTSGCIEALLLGIYNLEIVDKDGQSKILSFTVPSLSKPSVYHEPSAIGSIALTEGALANHGLSRVVYSGPHLQRETFTAQNRFEVLTFLLLCYNAALSYMTPTSLQSLCQLSSRVSICGYQRQQMRRYKGISTRLTVTSEFLVQLITGIHYALCNGEGELGSKALDDVLYRAQLELFPEALLVGNAIKSSLDSAALKSKEGGRGIQVEITPTASRISRNAVTSLSIRGHRWKRNDAVDLGSPDELMDIAELDEGVWPGAVVPDMNPPAITISSSTTTLNLGAKALKKVWLNGRSSKDKECNALTTGRAASENSDLSSKRLMLTSSQSVPRAGALTSLTRTASAVFSRSFELVTSSNPAPTHPASEVGCFPCSLHEDRMGYLSPKPNHAPCSPSISVHFSPDL, from the exons ATGTTGGCAATGGACCAAGGAGTGGTGGAGGAATGGCTGTCCGAATTTAAG aCCCTCCCAGACAGTGCCATCGCCACCTATGCCGCCTCACTCAAAGAGAAAGGCTCTCTGATACCAGCACTCTACAAGGTCATACGAGAAAACTACAGTGAT ctgctggAGCCAGTTTGTCACCAGTTGTTTGAGTTTTACCGGAGTGGCGTGCCACAGCTGCAGCGTTTCACACTGCAGTTCCTGCCAGAGCTCCTGTGGAGCCTCCTGTCTGCCAGCGCTGCCAGAGACCCCCACACGTCCGGCTGCATTGAAGCATTGCTGCTGGGCATTTACAACCTG GAAATAGTTGATAAAGATGGGCAAAGTAAAATATTGTCTTTCACCGTCCCTTCCCTCTCCAAACCCTCGGTATATCATGAG CCATCAGCCATCGGCTCCATAGCTCTTACAGAAGGAGCTTTAGCCAATCACGGGCTCAGCAGGGTTGTGTATAGTGGGCCACACCTCCAGAGAGAGACGTTTACAGCACAAAACAG ATTTGAGGTGCTGACCTTCCTGCTGCTGTGCTACAACGCAGCTCTCAGCTACATGACCCCCACCTCCCTGCAGTCCCTCTGTCAGCTTAGCTCCAG GGTGAGTATATGTGGCTACCAGCGGCAACAGATGAGACGCTATAAAGGCATCAGCACACGACTCACGGTCACATCAGAGTTTTTGGTTCAGCTCATAACAGGAATCCACTATGCCTT GTGCAATGGTGAAGGTGAGCTGGGATCCAAAGCGCTGGATGACGTCCTGTATCGAGCCCAGCTGGAGTTATTTCCTGAGGCTCTCTTG gtGGGTAATGCCATCAAGTCTTCACTAGACAGCGCAGCACTGAAAAGCAAGGAGGGTGGTCGGGGTATCCAAGTGGAGATTACGCCCACCGCCTCCAGGATCTCCCGCAATGCTGTCACCTCCCTCTCTATAAGAGGACACCGCTGGAAGAGAAACG ACGCAGTGGATCTGGGTTCCCCGGACGAGTTGATGGACATAGCCGAGCTGGACGAAGGGGTTTGGCCGGGAGCAGTGGTTCCCGACATGAACCCTCCCGCCATCACTAtcagcagcagcaccaccacaCTGAACCTGGGAGCTAAAGCATTGAAGAAGGTTTGGCTCAACGGGCGCAGCAGCAAGGACAAGGAGTGCAACGCCCTGACAACGGGGCGGGCCGCCAGCGAGAACTCAGACCTGTCCAGCAAGCGGCTGATGCTCACTTCCAGCCAGTCGGTGCCCAGGGCGGGCGCCCTCACAAGTCTGACTCGCACTGCCAGCGCCGTTTTCTCTCGTTCCTTCGAGCTCGTTACCAGCAGCAACCCTGCTCCCACCCACCCGGCCTCCGAGGTGGGCTGCTTCCCCTGCAGCCTGCATGAGGACAGGATGGGGTACCTGAGTCCTAAGCCGAACCACGCCCCGTGCTCCCCAAGCATTAGCGTTCACTTCAGCCCCGACCTATGA
- the hycc1 gene encoding hyccin isoform X2 encodes MLAMDQGVVEEWLSEFKTLPDSAIATYAASLKEKGSLIPALYKVIRENYSDLLEPVCHQLFEFYRSGVPQLQRFTLQFLPELLWSLLSASAARDPHTSGCIEALLLGIYNLEIVDKDGQSKILSFTVPSLSKPSVYHEPSAIGSIALTEGALANHGLSRVVYSGPHLQRETFTAQNRFEVLTFLLLCYNAALSYMTPTSLQSLCQLSSRVSICGYQRQQMRRYKGISTRLTVTSEFLVQLITGIHYALCNGEGELGSKALDDVLYRAQLELFPEALLVGNAIKSSLDSAALKSKEGGRGIQVEITPTASRISRNAVTSLSIRGHRWKRNETQEVSVDGDSTPGGVAVPEISVTGVSGERMVNGDSLRPRSDGRNHLDDSLGASPEVSTDSRGHDSGSRSQEVRRQKSVRRMVENEGSGSASAGRSQY; translated from the exons ATGTTGGCAATGGACCAAGGAGTGGTGGAGGAATGGCTGTCCGAATTTAAG aCCCTCCCAGACAGTGCCATCGCCACCTATGCCGCCTCACTCAAAGAGAAAGGCTCTCTGATACCAGCACTCTACAAGGTCATACGAGAAAACTACAGTGAT ctgctggAGCCAGTTTGTCACCAGTTGTTTGAGTTTTACCGGAGTGGCGTGCCACAGCTGCAGCGTTTCACACTGCAGTTCCTGCCAGAGCTCCTGTGGAGCCTCCTGTCTGCCAGCGCTGCCAGAGACCCCCACACGTCCGGCTGCATTGAAGCATTGCTGCTGGGCATTTACAACCTG GAAATAGTTGATAAAGATGGGCAAAGTAAAATATTGTCTTTCACCGTCCCTTCCCTCTCCAAACCCTCGGTATATCATGAG CCATCAGCCATCGGCTCCATAGCTCTTACAGAAGGAGCTTTAGCCAATCACGGGCTCAGCAGGGTTGTGTATAGTGGGCCACACCTCCAGAGAGAGACGTTTACAGCACAAAACAG ATTTGAGGTGCTGACCTTCCTGCTGCTGTGCTACAACGCAGCTCTCAGCTACATGACCCCCACCTCCCTGCAGTCCCTCTGTCAGCTTAGCTCCAG GGTGAGTATATGTGGCTACCAGCGGCAACAGATGAGACGCTATAAAGGCATCAGCACACGACTCACGGTCACATCAGAGTTTTTGGTTCAGCTCATAACAGGAATCCACTATGCCTT GTGCAATGGTGAAGGTGAGCTGGGATCCAAAGCGCTGGATGACGTCCTGTATCGAGCCCAGCTGGAGTTATTTCCTGAGGCTCTCTTG gtGGGTAATGCCATCAAGTCTTCACTAGACAGCGCAGCACTGAAAAGCAAGGAGGGTGGTCGGGGTATCCAAGTGGAGATTACGCCCACCGCCTCCAGGATCTCCCGCAATGCTGTCACCTCCCTCTCTATAAGAGGACACCGCTGGAAGAGAAACG AGACCCAGGAGGTGAGTGTAGACGGTGACTCAACACCGGGGGGCGTGGCTGTCCCCGAGATCAGTGTGACTGGCGTGAGCGGCGAGCGAATGGTCAATGGAGACTCCCTGCGGCCACGCTCTGACGGACGCAACCACCTCGACGACTCGTTGGGGGCCTCTCCCGAGGTCAGCACGGACTCCCGAGGTCACGACTCCGGAAGTCGGAGTCAGGAGGTCAGGAGGCAGAAGTCTGTGAGGCGAATGGTGGAGAATGAGGGTTCTGGGTCGGCCTCCGCAGGGAGGAGCCAGTACTGA